The Polaribacter sp. KT25b genome contains the following window.
ACTGTAAAGAACTGAAAACTTGCGCCAGTATCTGCATCTATTTCTGCATCAACGTCACCAATATCATCAGAATCTGTGCCCATAACTGTAGAGATTAACACAATTAAAAACAGAAAAGTTGATATAATTGTAATAATCCAATACGTTTTTAAAAAAGAGGGTAACTCTGCAAACCATTCCATCATAACGTGTAGTTTTAAAGTGAATAAATATAAAGATTTTTGACCTAATAAAGTGATTTATTTTGTCAATAAAATAGCAATTTTTAAAATAAATCTTTACATATAAGTAGCTAAAACTAACCTTTTGTTACAAACAATATTTAAAATATTATAATTTGATGATAAAATAAAAAAGCCTTGATAACAATTTATCAAGGCTTTTATTAAATGAGGCTATTTTTTTAATCAACAACCTCAACCCAAAGGTACGAATTATGCTTCCGAAATAAATATTTAGTATTTCAAGACAAGCCTTGAGGAATTAAATCTCGGCTATCGCCCTGAGATTAAAAACTATAACGAAATCCGAATAAAACATTACTTGGCGGCATTGGCACATAACCTGTTTCTATATAATCTGCATCAAAAATATTACTAGCAGTTACTGTAAAACTTAATTGATTAAAATCTACAATTACGGAAGCATCCCAAACATTATAACTTGTACCAACGGTGCGTTCTGCATATTTGTAAATAATATTTTGTCTTACATTTTTAAACAGCTTACTTGCAAAACGAGTTATAAATTGATGTTTTAAGGTACTTAAAGAATAACGTGAAAATTCTTTCTTTTCTTCTGTAAAGTTATCATCTAAAAAATTATATCCAAATGATAAAGTCTGATTAAATTCATTAATTTTAAAACGATAATCGGCATTAAATTCAAAACCTTTTGTATTAAATTTTGGAATATTAGTTGCAGCATACTTTGATGTTAAATCAGATCTAATAAAATCAATTAAATTATCAGCATCTCTATTAAAAAATGCTACAGAAGTTGTAAGTATTTCTGTGTCATATTTCAATCCAATTTCTTGAGAAAACGCTTCTTCTGATTTTAAATTTTCGTTACCAATGGTAGTTCTGTCATTATAAAACAAATCTGTATACGTTGGTATTCTATACGTAATCCCTAAATTTCCATACGCTTTTAAATTATCAGACAATTTAAAACCAACATCTATTCCAGGAAACGCATGAAATTTAAAATCAGAAAAATAAGTAACCGCAACTCCAGGAGTAATATCTATTTTGTCATCTGCTAATTTAAAACGGTGTTCTAAAAACAAATTTACCATTGTTCTGTTTCTATTTCCTAAATTATTACTACTAATAAAAACTCTAGAAATATCTATACCAAAACCTGTAATTCCTAGGTTTGATGTGTAAGAAGCATTTGTTTCTACACCTATTTTATTAGTAATGTGTAAATTTCTATACACACTTGGATTGTCTCTTATATACACATAATCATCTTGACCTCTTTTCCAATAAACTCTTGGTGTAATTTTAAAATTTTCGGTTTTAAAAGTAGTAGAAGCTCCTAATAAACTACTTTGAGTTTCCTCATATTGTTCTGTAGCAGTTGCACTTGCATAAAAACCATTTGCACCAAATTTTTTATCGAAAAAAGTAGCAATTACTTCTATAGGTTGTTCTTTTTTATTAAAAATTCCTTTTATAAAATAGTTCTTGTTATTATAATCAGAATTATGTCTATAACCATCTGAAGTTAAAATACCAACATGTGCCATTACAGACGAATTTTCAAACTCTTTACCAATAGTTACAGAACCATTTAGTTGACCAAAAGAACCAGCTTCCACATTTACAGAAACTAAATTATTTAACTTGTTTTTAGTAACAATATTTATGGCTCCTGTAAATGCATTTTGACCAAAAACTCTTGCTGCAGGTCCTTTAATTACTTCTATCCTTTCGATAACTTCAACTGGTAAAACTGCATTTAAAGTATGATGCCCAGTTTGTGAATCATCCATTTTAATACCATCTATTAATAATAACGTTTGGTCAAAACCTCCACCTCTAATGTATAAATCTGCTTGACTTCCTGCAGTTCCTCTTCTTCTAATATCTACACCAGCAACTTGTTGTAACAAATCTGCCACATTTGTTGCGGCACTATTTTTTATTTCTTCGGATGAAATTACGTTTATCGTTCTAGAATTTTTCTTAAAAGGTAAATCTATTCTTGTAGAAGTAATAATAACTTCTTTTAAAGTATCTCTTTTTACAGGTTCTACTTGTGCTTTTGCTTGCACAGCATAAAATAATAATGCAATTATTACAGTAATTTTAATTTTCATAATAGTGATTTAAAAACAGTGCAAAAGTCGTAACTTTCCGGACGATTAAAATAGTCCAGTTTTAAAATGATAGATAGTCCGGTTAATACCCTTTTTAAACAATTAATTAATTTTGATAAATCGATATCACAACCTGTTTACATACAAGTTTCACAGCAAATTATAAACGCAATACAACGAAATTATTTAACAAAAGGAACCATTTTACCAGGCACTCGCATCTTTGCAAAATTATTAAAAATCCATAGAAATACAGCAGTTGCAATTTACGAAGAATTAGCATCGCAAGGTTGGGTAGAAATAATTCCCAATAAAGG
Protein-coding sequences here:
- a CDS encoding TonB-dependent siderophore receptor encodes the protein MKIKITVIIALLFYAVQAKAQVEPVKRDTLKEVIITSTRIDLPFKKNSRTINVISSEEIKNSAATNVADLLQQVAGVDIRRRGTAGSQADLYIRGGGFDQTLLLIDGIKMDDSQTGHHTLNAVLPVEVIERIEVIKGPAARVFGQNAFTGAINIVTKNKLNNLVSVNVEAGSFGQLNGSVTIGKEFENSSVMAHVGILTSDGYRHNSDYNNKNYFIKGIFNKKEQPIEVIATFFDKKFGANGFYASATATEQYEETQSSLLGASTTFKTENFKITPRVYWKRGQDDYVYIRDNPSVYRNLHITNKIGVETNASYTSNLGITGFGIDISRVFISSNNLGNRNRTMVNLFLEHRFKLADDKIDITPGVAVTYFSDFKFHAFPGIDVGFKLSDNLKAYGNLGITYRIPTYTDLFYNDRTTIGNENLKSEEAFSQEIGLKYDTEILTTSVAFFNRDADNLIDFIRSDLTSKYAATNIPKFNTKGFEFNADYRFKINEFNQTLSFGYNFLDDNFTEEKKEFSRYSLSTLKHQFITRFASKLFKNVRQNIIYKYAERTVGTSYNVWDASVIVDFNQLSFTVTASNIFDADYIETGYVPMPPSNVLFGFRYSF